In Mus caroli chromosome 9, CAROLI_EIJ_v1.1, whole genome shotgun sequence, a single window of DNA contains:
- the LOC110302208 gene encoding IQ domain-containing protein F5, with product MGPEKTTAMTKTSAAVRIQAWWRGTLIRRSLLHAALSAWIIQCWWRKIMITLQGKKRRMALELYARKTWAIVKLQSWFRMWHIRHRYCRLLNAVRIIQVYWRWHSCHTRGFIQGNYEIKENRLNIQLEISLGSQACKVEQCITLPIKE from the exons ATGG GCCCAGAAAAGACTACGGCCATGACAAAAACATCTGCGGCTGTGCGCATCCAAGCATGGTGGCGCGGCACACTAATACGACGCTCGTTGCTGCATGCCGCCCTCAGCGCGTGGATCATTCAGTGCTGGTGGAGAAAGATAATGATAACGTTGCAAGGGAAGAAACGGCGGATGGCTCTGGAGTTATATGCTCGAAAAACGTGGGCAATAGTCAAACTGCAGTCCTGGTTCAGGATGTGGCACATACGCCATCGATACTGTCGTTTGCTGAATGCTGTTCGCATCATCCAGGTTTATTGGCGTTGGCATAGTTGTCACACTCGTGGCTTTATTCAGGGCAACtatgaaatcaaagaaaaccGACTGAATATTCAACTTGAGATTTCCCTGGGCTCACAGGCTTGTAAGGTGGAACAGTGCATAACCCTACCAATAAAAGAGTGA